In the Primulina eburnea isolate SZY01 unplaced genomic scaffold, ASM2296580v1 ctg739_ERROPOS11973397, whole genome shotgun sequence genome, one interval contains:
- the LOC140821905 gene encoding protein transport protein SEC13 homolog B-like, with translation MPAQKIETGHNDVVHDVSMDYYGKRVATASSDATIKIINISNNSTSQHMATLSGHQGPVWQVSWAHPKFGSILASCSYDGKIIIWKEGNQNDWFQSHVFTDHKSSVNSIAWAPHELGLCLACGSSDGNICVYTAQSDGSWETTRIEQAHPVGVTAVCWAPSMAPGALIGSGLLDPVQKLASGGCDNTVKVWKLYSGNWKMDCFPALQMHSDWVRDVAWAPNLGLPKSTMASASQDGKVVIWTVAKEGDQWEGKVLKDFKAPVWRVSWSLTGNLLAVAAGDNNVTLWKEAVDGEWQEVTTVDQ, from the coding sequence ATGCCTGCACAGAAGATAGAAACAGGTCATAATGATGTTGTTCATGATGTTTCCATGGATTACTATGGGAAACGTGTGGCAACAGCATCATCTGATGCCACTATTAAGATAATTAATATCAGCAATAACTCGACATCTCAACATATGGCTACCTTGAGCGGGCATCAAGGGCCCGTCTGGCAGGTTTCTTGGGCACACCCCAAGTTTGGTTCGATTCTAGCTTCCTGTTCTTATGACGGTAAAATCATCATCTGGAAGGAAGGTAATCAGAATGATTGGTTTCAGTCTCATGTCTTCACGGACCACAAATCATCTGTCAATTCCATTGCTTGGGCGCCCCACGAGCTTGGACTCTGCTTGGCATGTGGTTCCTCCGATGGTAATATTTGTGTCTACACAGCTCAATCAGATGGTAGTTGGGAAACTACGAGAATAGAACAAGCCCACCCTGTGGGGGTGACTGCTGTTTGTTGGGCTCCTTCAATGGCCCCCGGTGCATTAATTGGATCTGGATTGCTGGATCCTGTTCAGAAGCTGGCTTCTGGTGGCTGTGATAATACTGTGAAAGTGTGGAAACTATACAGCGGTAACTGGAAAATGGACTGTTTCCCGGCTTTGCAAATGCATTCAGATTGGGTGAGAGATGTCGCATGGGCACCAAATTTGGGGCTTCCAAAGTCCACGATGGCAAGTGCTTCTCAGGACGGAAAGGTTGTTATTTGGACTGTGGCAAAAGAAGGTGATCAATGGGAGGGTAAAGTATTAAAAGACTTCAAGGCACCGGTTTGGAGGGTTTCGTGGTCTCTGACTGGGAACTTGTTGGCCGTGGCAGCTGGGGACAACAATGTTACACTATGGAAAGAAGCCGTTGATGGAGAGTGGCAAGAGGTCACCACAGTTGATCAATAG